A region of Fusarium keratoplasticum isolate Fu6.1 chromosome 6, whole genome shotgun sequence DNA encodes the following proteins:
- a CDS encoding Mannitol 2-dehydrogenase — MPLKLNSANLSTISSQQENRTVEIPTYDRTAVKDGIVHVGVGGFHRAHLAVYINHLIQKHNQNEWGICGVGLRPNDSAMRDVLESQDHLYTVIERSAKGSDAKVVGSINNFVFAPDNRQAVIDKMAHPDTHIVSLTITESGYYYNENTHQLQADHPDIQHDLKEENANTPISTFGFLYAALAKRHEQGLKPFTVLSCDNMQHNGTITRNMLKTFAGLRNPELAKWIDEEGAFPNSMVDRITPVTHQTDIDSLAETFGIEDAWPVVTEPFMQWVVEDHFCDGRPPFEKVGVQVVHDTHDVEQFEKHKLRLLNASHSAMAYPGQLAGFQYVHEVMEHPLYRKFIWQMMQEEVKPLLPEIPGVDIDQYCNTLMERFSNPTIMDRIPRLALNASGKIPQFIMPSIAEEIWAKGPLRRLSFVVGAWFRYIHGVTDKGEKFEVEDPMLEQLETLAKAGGDDPRELLSIKMLFGDDLRDDKRFVDELTTAMQLIAKDGVMATMPKYVD, encoded by the coding sequence ATGCctctcaagctcaactcGGCGAACCTCTCTACAATCTCTTCACAGCAAGAGAACCGTACTGTGGAAATTCCTACCTACGACAGAACTGCCGTCAAGGATGGAATCGTCCATGTCGGTGTTGGTGGCTTCCACAGAGCTCACCTTGCTGTCTATATCAACCATTTGATCCAGAAGCACAACCAGAACGAATGGGGCATCTGCGGCGTCGGTCTTCGACCCAATGACTCTGCCATGCGCGATGTCTTGGAGTCTCAAGACCACCTGTACACCGTCATTGAGCGGTCTGCCAAGGGCAGCGACGCCAAGGTCGTCGGCAGCATCAACAATTTCGTTTTTGCGCCCGACAACCGTCAGGCCGTTATCGACAAGATGGCTCACCCAGACACCCACATTGTGTCTCTGACCATCACCGAGAGTGGCTACTACTACAACGAAAACACCCACCAGCTGCAAGCCGACCACCCCGACATTCAGCACGATctgaaggaggagaacgCAAACACCCCCATCAGCACCTTTGGCTTCCTCTACGCCGCTCTGGCCAAGCGCCACGAGCAGGGTCTGAAGCCCTTCACCGTCCTGTCCTGCGACAACATGCAGCACAACGGTACAATCACCCGCAACATGCTCAAGACGTTTGCTGGTCTGCGCAACCCAGAGCTCGCCAAGTGGATTGACGAGGAGGGAGCTTTCCCCAACTCCATGGTTGACCGCATCACTCCCGTTACCCACCAGACCGACATCGACTCGCTCGCAGAGACTTTCGGCATCGAGGACGCCTGGCCCGTTGTCACTGAGCCCTTTATGCAGTGGGTTGTTGAGGACCACTTCTGCGATGGCCGCCCTCCCTTTGAGAAGGTCGGTGTCCAGGTCGTCCACGACACGCACGATGTCGAGCAGTTTGAGAAGCACAAGCTCCGTCTTCTCAATGCCAGCCACTCCGCCATGGCTTACCCCGGCCAGCTCGCTGGATTCCAGTACGTCCACGAGGTCATGGAGCACCCTCTTTACCGCAAGTTCATCTGGCAGATGATGCAGGAGGAGGTCAAGCCCCTGCTTCCCGAGATTCCCGGCGTCGACATTGACCAGTACTGCAACACCCTTATGGAGCGCTTCTCCAACCCCACTATTATGGATCGAATTCCCCGTCTTGCCCTTAATGCCTCGGGCAAGATTCCTCAGTTCATTATGCCTTccatcgccgaggagatCTGGGCCAAGGGTCCCCTCCGCCGCTTGTCCTTTGTCGTCGGCGCCTGGTTCCGCTACATCCACGGCGTGACCGACAAGGGCGAGAAGTTCGAAGTTGAGGACCCCATGCTCGAGCAGCTGGAGACCCTTGCCAAGGCCGGTGGTGATGACCCCCGcgagcttctcagcatcaaGATGCTCTTCGGCGACGACTTGCGAGACGACAAGCGTTTCGTCGACGAGCTCACCACTGCCATGCAGCTCATTGCCAAGGATGGAGTCATGGCCACTATGCCCAAGTATGTCGACTAG
- a CDS encoding F-box domain-containing protein gives MATDRISNLPNEILLQIFGYFCLHCQDEYNQSWNSRPLRHKPHRTRQRGDLKSWYSLDRHTLYAASLVSRRLRDIAQSVLYHEFALGHGDSWVSKLYTWQGRLASFMRCLTQRPDLAHSVRVCYVSTSLFETSCQEENRAVILEAARALDIDLPAAWRQRVSKASTHEKCDWPDTYEAFLHSHLDGSGSLDETRLRNLHNAFREGSEPGRRWMNAELVAMLIALMPNLDYISLQGNCRWPTHGLPHSALPALGVSNLPLKTLDLAIGGNPIIQLASGLETLNLHQHSFHGSPIPKMPKLKTLRVTDCLVSAKSLQELLAACTGSLTAFEFEAKIDPGSFNPFASGNSSDHFQFSEAIEYLEGHKDTLKVLHLDLANRGFEMSKIPDDLDLKHFSVLEHVFLNSTVLFGHVPIAREHEVDHQVLMRLLPASIISLTARNDSRWTSCLEEALLTLAGWKSQDPQQFPNLRSIQSDIISTGTKSLVSLFGAVGVEFDIKVCLLSEVKPYLNGMNGRSDLLLPNIESHGDAQ, from the coding sequence ATGGCTACTGATCGAATCTCGAATCTCCCAAACGAGATTTTGTTGCAAATCTTTGGGTATTTTTGCCTACATTGTCAGGATGAGTACAATCAGTCCTGGAACAGCCGGCCACTTCGCCACAAGCCTCATCGTACGAGACAAAGAGGGGATCTCAAGTCATGGTATTCCCTTGACCGACATACACTCTACGCGGCTTCACTGGTATCAAGACGCCTCCGGGACATTGCCCAGTCTGTCTTGTATCATGAGTTTGCACTTGGCCACGGCGACTCTTGGGTTTCCAAGTTGTATACTTGGCAAGGCCGACTTGCGTCTTTTATGAGATGTTTGACACAGAGACCTGATCTTGCTCACTCAGTCAGAGTTTGCTACGTTTCTACGTCCCTATTTGAGACAAGTTGTCAGGAGGAAAATCGAGCTGTCATCCTGGAGGCGGCTCGTGCTCTTGATATCGATTTACCAGCTGCGTGGAGACAGCGGGTCTCGAAAGCATCCACCCATGAGAAGTGCGATTGGCCTGACACTTATGAAGCATTCCTGCACTCTCATTTGGATGGGAGTGGTAGCCTGGATGAAACACGACTCCGGAATCTACACAATGCCTTTCGCGAGGGCTCCGAGCCTGGCCGGCGCTGGATGAACGCCGAGCTGGTGGCCATGCTGATCGCCCTTATGCCGAATCTCGACTACATCAGCCTTCAAGGAAACTGCAGATGGCCAACTCATGGACTTCCGCACTCTGCACTTCCGGCTCTTGGGGTCTCGAACCTGCCTTTGAAGACACTGGACCTTGCAATCGGTGGAAATCCAATCATTCAACTGGCTTCCGGTTTGGAGACCCTGAACCTACATCAACACTCTTTTCATGGGTCTCCAATTCCAAAGAtgcccaagctcaagactCTTAGAGTGACAGATTGCTTGGTCTCGGCCAAGAGTCTTCAGGAGCTCTTGGCTGCCTGTACAGGGAGTTTGACAGCCTTTGAGTTTGAAGCCAAGATCGACCCTGGGTCTTTCAACCCGTTCGCATCAGGCAATTCTTCAGATCATTTCCAGTTTTCAGAGGCCATTGAATATCTCGAGGGGCACAAAGATACACTCAAGGTGTTgcatcttgaccttgcgaATCGAGGTTTTGAGATGAGCAAGATCCCCGATGACCTTGATCTTAAACATTTCTCGGTCTTGGAGCACGTGTTTCTTAACTCCACAGTACTTTTTGGTCACGTTCCTATCGCGAGGGAGCATGAAGTTGACCACCAGGTACTGATGCGCCTTCTTCCTGCTTCAATTATCTCACTCACGGCAAGGAATGACTCTCGATGGACTAGTTGTCTTGAGGAAGCGCTCCTGACTTTGGCGGGCTGGAAGAGCCAAGACCCTCAGCAATTTCCCAATCTGAGGTCTATCCAGAGTGATATTATATCCACGGGGACAAAGAGTCTTGTGTCCTTGTTTGGAGCGGTTGGGGTAGAGTTTGATATCAAGGTCTGCTTGCTGAGTGAGGTGAAGCCTTATTTGAACGGCATGAATGGGAGGTCTGATCTTCTTCTGCCTAACATCGAGTCTCACGGTGATGCTCAATGA
- a CDS encoding Isochorismatase domain-containing protein encodes MKVPSFLSVGLMATAALANKVSQNTFKYERLDKNDALLLVVDIQEGLYQIARDFDPTLYRDQALAHAALGEVFDLPVILTTSADQGPNGPLMREITQKYPKAPFIQRQGEVNAWDNAEFRDAVRAANKSQIIMAGITTDVCTTFLALSLREEGYSVWANVEASGTNSALVRDISNDRMARAGVQTVSLFSIVCDLMRDWRNTPGSKELIPWLDKYYPVWGWLARTHAAAVTNGTILPGEDALIA; translated from the exons ATGAAGGTTCCCTCTTTCCTCAGCGTTGGCCTGATGGCCACTGCtgccctcgccaacaaggtcTCTCAGAACACCTTCAAGTACGAGCGCCTTGACAAGAACGATGCT cttctcctcgttgtcGACATCCAGGAGGGTCTCTACCAGATCGCTCGGGACTTTGACCCTACCCTCTACCGCGACCAGGCTCTCGCCCACGCGGCTCTTGGTGAGGTCTTTGACCTTCCCGTCATCCTGACCACCTCTGCCGACCAGG GCCCCAACGGCCCTCTCATGCGCGAGATCACCCAGAAGTACCCTAAGGCTCCCTTCATCCAGCGCCAGGGTGAGGTCAACGCCTGGGACAACGCTGAGTTCCGCGACGCCGTTCGTGCCGCCAACAAGAGCcagatcatcatggctggtATCACCACCGATGTCTGCACCACCTTCCtggctctctctctccgCGAGGAGGGCTACTCCGTCTGGGCCAACGTCGAGGCCTCTGGTACCAACTCTGCTCTCGTCCGTGACATCTCCAACGACCGCATGGCCCGCGCTGGTGTCCAGACCGTcagcctcttctccatcgtctgCGACCTCATGCGCGACTGGCGAAACACCCCTGGCtccaaggagctcatccCCTGGCTCGACAAGTACTACCCCGTCTGGGGCTGGCTCGCTCGCACTcacgctgctgctgtcacCAACGGCACCATCCTTCCCGGCGAGGATGCCCTCATCGCCTAA